Proteins from one Apis cerana isolate GH-2021 linkage group LG11, AcerK_1.0, whole genome shotgun sequence genomic window:
- the LOC107995567 gene encoding G-protein-signaling modulator 2 — MSLSASAENLSSEGQNSERWNMCLELALEGERLCKAGDCKSGVAFFQAAIQAGTDDLRILSAIYSQLGNAYFYLGDYVKAMQYHKLDLTLARNMGDKLGEAKSSGNLGNTLKVMGKFDEAMICCKRHLEISREIGDKLSEGRALYNLGNVYHAKGKQAGRVGHQDPGEFSEDVRQCLQQAVHYYEENLELMKELEDSAAQGRACGNLGNTFYLLGDFQQAIYYHNERLKIAREFGDKAAERRANSNLGNSHIFLGEFEKAAQHYKRTLVLAQELGDREVEAQACYSLGNTYTLLRDYPTAIEYHLWHLEIAQQLKDRVGEGRACWSLGNAYAAMGNHEKALHYANLHLNISKELEDPMGQATAQMNVDDLQKILGLEKGQENNKENIAQKLLTNTGSNVNISSPCRYRLRRQSMDNLDLIKLTPDAKLKEQAESQIDKSNNATPQITQKEEDSFFDLLSRFQSGRMDDQRCALNINRNQKFKTIAPEDDKDGEDLLELIAGMQSKRMDEQRVTLPYLPGLNSNQDSDDSFIEMLVKCQGSRLEDQRSPLPAASTVHDAEEEHNQRSNGTTQAGSTVPEEDLFALIQRLQAGRMEDQRASGPGKTC, encoded by the exons ATGTCTTTGAGCGCGAGTGcagaaaatttatcatcggAAGGGCAA AATAGTGAAAGGTGGAATATGTGTCTTGAATTGGCGCTTGAGGGTGAACGTTTATGTAAGGCTGGAGATTGCAAATCTGGAGTTGCATTTTTTCAAGCTGCAATTCAAGCAGGCACTGATGACTTAAGAATCTTAAGTGCAATTTACAGCCAATTAGGAAatgcttatttttatcttggaGATTATGTAAAAGCAATGCAATATCATAAATTGGATTTGACACTTGCACGTAATATGGGCGATAAATTAGGAGAAGCTAAATCCAGTGGAAATTTAGGCAATACTTTGAAAGTTATGGGAAAGTTTGATGAAGCTATGATTTGTTGCAAAAGacatttagaaatttcaagaGAAATTGGAGATAAG ctTAGTGAAGGAAGagctttatataatttagggAATGTTTATCATGCCAAAGGCAAGCAAGCTGGTAGAGTAGGTCATCAAGATCCCGGGGAATTTTCTGAAGATGTCAGACAATGCTTACAACAAGCAGTACACTACTATga agaaaatttagaattaatgaaagaattagAAGATTCTGCTGCTCAAGGTAGAGCTTGTGGAAATTTAGgaaatacattttatcttCTTGGTGATTTTCAACAagcaatttattatcataatgaaagattaaaaattgctAGAGAATTTGGTGATAAAGCTGCTGAAAGAAGAGCAAATAGTAATTTAGGAAATTCTCATATATTTCTTGGCGAATTTGAGAAAGCTGCACAACATTATaa gagAACCCTAGTCCTTGCACAAGAATTAGGAGATAGAGAAGTAGAAGCACAAGCATGTTATTCTTTAGGAAATACATATACTTTACTCAGAGATTATCCAACTGCAATAGAATACCATTTGTGGCATCTTGAAATAGCACAACAGCTTAAAGATCGAGTAGGTGAAGGTCGTGCCTGCTGGTCTTTGGGCAATGCATATGCAGCAATGGGTAACCATGAGAAAGCACTACATTATgctaatttacatttaaatatctctaaaGAATTGGAAGATCCAATGGGACAAGCTACTGCACAAATGAACGTTgatgatttacaaaaaattttgggCTTAGAAAAAGGAcaagagaataataaagaaaatattgcacAAAAATTATTGACCAATACAGGatcaaatgttaatatatcatCACCATGTAGATACAGACTTAGACGACAAAGTATGGATAATTTAGATCTTATTaag cTTACACCGgatgcaaaattaaaagagCAAGCTGAATCTCAAATAGATAAAAGTAATAACGCGACACCGCAAATTActcaaaaagaagaagatagtTTCTTCGAtcttctctctcgtttccaATCCGGTAGAATGGATGATCAACGCTgtgcattaaatataaatcgcaatcagaaatttaaaactatagCACCCGAAGATGATAA agATGGAGAAGATTTATTGGAGCTCATTGCTGGCATGCAGAGTAAAAGAATGGATGAACAACGAGTGACATTGCCTTATTTACCTGGCCTAAATAGTAATCAAGATTCTGACGATTCCTTTATCGAAATGCTAGTTAAATGCCaa GGTTCACGTTTAGAAGACCAGCGAAGTCCTTTACCAGCAGCATCAACGGTGCACGATGCTGAAGAGGAACACAACCAAAGATCTAATGGGACTACTCAAGCAGGATCAACAGTTCCTGAAGAAGATCTTTTTGCTTTGATACAAAGACTTCAGGCCGGACGAATGGAAGATCAAAGAGCTTCTGGTCCTGGCAAGACTtgttaa
- the LOC107995565 gene encoding A-kinase anchor protein 17A isoform X1: protein MMSDGKKVGENSSSEVVNLFRSCRDLSDIVPLYTPRALYLKPVAKINVSVNLPQLKVPGKTISTWEVMEKIRAFILPDEFASLKVAKSTLEFIRLEGDLQDRCRLQRVLARLDSQRLNLSGFPNVLKVRAAEAKDDFPTRHSWDSYFRDAKHMNELKPGERPDTIHITGLPVKWFTEDGATMPSESLINKIFRKWGILRRIDVPAADPYRSRMRLGTNINKFSYEDGIFFDAYIQYVEYMDFVRAMDALRGMKLLKKEGDKAFTAAIKITFDKTKHMSDSTVAHREFERKRLIAQDTLAAERLRRKEEAEEKRREELNLYIIFIRKKEEAEAIAKENRRKKREEKRKRKAITIFRKKEEDKVSMKIAREGQKLIKAQRQLESIRLLDELFDRIKIKVENNEINIDEIINIDTKKEEKKNNKVDGTIEILSSEEDSKDGKKDKKIKKLKKKKSKKEKKKKKKRKKGKNSENSVSQSEESGEEQTKKLKSVLKQNITYPSSSTAPAPLEPLSYPPLYPRFPQPWYYDATLPMIYPSLPRGMPRSGRFLRGRGRGFSWRNAANHRTLHTFNPHLYNEQYYKYFAHLVGQDYRAFDYRSSRSRSRSRSRSRSRSRSRSKSRSKSTRSRSRSKSRSKSRDKSRSKSRSRSKLKTRSRSRSRRRSRSKSRSRSKKRRGRSKSRSKSVTRMRSRSRRSRSKKRTRSRSRSNSWNNSKHRYRRRRERSVSKVKVTRAKSRSGSPKRRSRSSTWSMPKSPGRRSCSWSKNADIISNKTDADKSICAMEQKIANKELSQASHLENITSD from the exons ATGATGAGTGATGGTAAGAAGGTAGGTGAAAATTCCAGTAGTGAGGTTGTTAACCTATTTCGAAGCTGTAGGGATCTTAGTGACATCGTACCTCTATATACACCACGAGCACTTTACTTAAAGCCAGTTGCAAAGATAAATGTTTCTGTTAATCTTCCTCAACTGAAAGTTCCAG GAAAAACAATATCAACATGGGAAGTAATGGAGAAGATACGTGCCTTTATACTACCAGACGAGTTTGCATCTCTGAAGGTAGCCAAGAGTACATTGGAATTTATCAGATTGGAAGGAGACTTGCAAGACAGATGCAGACTGCAGCGTGTACTTGCAAGATTAGACTCTCAACGTTTAAATTTATCCGGATTTCCCAATGTGTTAAAAGTCCGTGCAGCAGAAGCAAAGGATGATTTTCCTACAAGGCATAGCTGGGATTCATATTTCAGAGATGCTAAACATATGAATGAATTAAAGCCTGGAGAAAGGCCAGATACTATACATATAACAGGTTTACCTGTTAAATGGTTCACTGAGGATGGAGCAACAATGCCTAGTGAATCCttgattaacaaaatatttagaaaatgggGAATACTCAGAAGAATAGATGTACCTGCTGCTGATCCCTATAGATCTAGAATGCGTCTGggcacaaatataaataaatttagttatGAAGATGGCATATTTTTTGATGCTTACATTCAATATGTTGAATATATGGATTTTGTTAGGGCTATGGATGCATTGCGTGGTATGAAACttcttaaaaaagaaggagataaAGCATTTACGGCCGCTATTAAG aTTACGTTTGATAAAACAAAACATATGAGCGATAGTACTGTAGCACATAgagaatttgaaagaaaacgcCTTATAGCACAAGATACATTAGCAGCAGAACGATTACGTAGGAAAGAAGAAGCTGAAGAAAAACGTCGTGAGGAACTAaa tttgtacattatttttattaggaagaaggaagaggcTGAAGCAATAGCTAAAGAAAATAGACgaaaaaaacgagaagagaaacgaaagCGTAAAGCTATAACTATATttcgaaagaaggaagaagataaAGTATCCATGAAAATTGCCAGAGAaggacaaaaattaataaaagcacAAAGACAGCTTGAAAGCATTCGTCTTTTAGATGAATTATTTGATAGAATAAAG ataaaagtggagaataatgaaattaatatagatgaaataataaacatagatacaaaaaaggaagagaaaaagaataataaagtaGATGgtacaattgaaatattaagttCAGAAGAAGATtcaaaagatggaaaaaaagataaaaaaattaaaaaattaaagaagaaaaaatctaaaaaagaaaagaagaaaaaa aagaaacgaaaaaagggaaaaaattctgaaaattctgTAAGTCAAAGTGAAGAATCAGGTGaggaacaaacaaaaaaattaaaaagtgttttaaaacaaaatattacatatccaTCATCATCAACAG CACCTGCACCTCTAGAACCCCTTTCTTATCCACCACTTTATCCACGTTTTCCACAACCATGGTATTACGATGCTACTTTACCTATGATTTATCCTAGTTTGCCAAGAGGTATGCCTAGGAGTGGTCGTTTCTTACGAGGAAGAGGTAGAGGATTTTCATGGCGTAATGCTGCAAATCATCGTACATTACATACGTTTAACCCTCATTTGTATAACGAGCAGTATTACAAGTACTTTGCTCATTTAGTAGGTCAGGATTATCGTGCTTTCGATTATAGAAGTTCACGGTCACGAAGTCGTAGTAGGTCGAGATCAAGATCAAGATCGAGATCTAGGTCAAAATCACGATCGAAATCTACGAGATCAAGATCTCGTTCGAAATCAAGGTCTAAATCACGAGACAAATCGAGATCGAAATCACGATCaagatcgaaattaaaaactagATCGAGATCTCGAAGTAGAAGACGAAGTAGAAGCAAAAGTAGATCACGTTCGAAAAAACGACGAGGAAGATCAAAGTCAAGATCGAAATCTGTAACAAGAATGAGATCTCGATCACGACGATCAAGATCAAAGAAAAGAACTCGTTCAAGAAGTCGTTCTAATTCTTGGAACAATAGCAAACATCGCTATAGACGTAGGCGCGAAAGATCAGTATCGAAAGTGAAGGTCACAAGAGCTAAATCTCGTAGTGGATCTCCTAAGAGAAGATCTCGTAGTAGTACATGGTCTATGCCTAAATCTCCCGGTAGAAGAAGTTGCTCCTGGTCAAAAAATGCGGATATCATTAGCAATAAAACGGATGCCGATAAATCGATATGTGCAATGGAGCAAAAAATTGCAAACAAAGAATTATCTCAAGCTTCTCATTTGGAGAATATAACTTCCGATTGA
- the LOC107995565 gene encoding A-kinase anchor protein 17A isoform X2, translated as MMSDGKKVGENSSSEVVNLFRSCRDLSDIVPLYTPRALYLKPVAKINVSVNLPQLKVPGKTISTWEVMEKIRAFILPDEFASLKVAKSTLEFIRLEGDLQDRCRLQRVLARLDSQRLNLSGFPNVLKVRAAEAKDDFPTRHSWDSYFRDAKHMNELKPGERPDTIHITGLPVKWFTEDGATMPSESLINKIFRKWGILRRIDVPAADPYRSRMRLGTNINKFSYEDGIFFDAYIQYVEYMDFVRAMDALRGMKLLKKEGDKAFTAAIKITFDKTKHMSDSTVAHREFERKRLIAQDTLAAERLRRKEEAEEKRREELKKKEEAEAIAKENRRKKREEKRKRKAITIFRKKEEDKVSMKIAREGQKLIKAQRQLESIRLLDELFDRIKIKVENNEINIDEIINIDTKKEEKKNNKVDGTIEILSSEEDSKDGKKDKKIKKLKKKKSKKEKKKKKKRKKGKNSENSVSQSEESGEEQTKKLKSVLKQNITYPSSSTAPAPLEPLSYPPLYPRFPQPWYYDATLPMIYPSLPRGMPRSGRFLRGRGRGFSWRNAANHRTLHTFNPHLYNEQYYKYFAHLVGQDYRAFDYRSSRSRSRSRSRSRSRSRSRSKSRSKSTRSRSRSKSRSKSRDKSRSKSRSRSKLKTRSRSRSRRRSRSKSRSRSKKRRGRSKSRSKSVTRMRSRSRRSRSKKRTRSRSRSNSWNNSKHRYRRRRERSVSKVKVTRAKSRSGSPKRRSRSSTWSMPKSPGRRSCSWSKNADIISNKTDADKSICAMEQKIANKELSQASHLENITSD; from the exons ATGATGAGTGATGGTAAGAAGGTAGGTGAAAATTCCAGTAGTGAGGTTGTTAACCTATTTCGAAGCTGTAGGGATCTTAGTGACATCGTACCTCTATATACACCACGAGCACTTTACTTAAAGCCAGTTGCAAAGATAAATGTTTCTGTTAATCTTCCTCAACTGAAAGTTCCAG GAAAAACAATATCAACATGGGAAGTAATGGAGAAGATACGTGCCTTTATACTACCAGACGAGTTTGCATCTCTGAAGGTAGCCAAGAGTACATTGGAATTTATCAGATTGGAAGGAGACTTGCAAGACAGATGCAGACTGCAGCGTGTACTTGCAAGATTAGACTCTCAACGTTTAAATTTATCCGGATTTCCCAATGTGTTAAAAGTCCGTGCAGCAGAAGCAAAGGATGATTTTCCTACAAGGCATAGCTGGGATTCATATTTCAGAGATGCTAAACATATGAATGAATTAAAGCCTGGAGAAAGGCCAGATACTATACATATAACAGGTTTACCTGTTAAATGGTTCACTGAGGATGGAGCAACAATGCCTAGTGAATCCttgattaacaaaatatttagaaaatgggGAATACTCAGAAGAATAGATGTACCTGCTGCTGATCCCTATAGATCTAGAATGCGTCTGggcacaaatataaataaatttagttatGAAGATGGCATATTTTTTGATGCTTACATTCAATATGTTGAATATATGGATTTTGTTAGGGCTATGGATGCATTGCGTGGTATGAAACttcttaaaaaagaaggagataaAGCATTTACGGCCGCTATTAAG aTTACGTTTGATAAAACAAAACATATGAGCGATAGTACTGTAGCACATAgagaatttgaaagaaaacgcCTTATAGCACAAGATACATTAGCAGCAGAACGATTACGTAGGAAAGAAGAAGCTGAAGAAAAACGTCGTGAGGAACTAaa gaagaaggaagaggcTGAAGCAATAGCTAAAGAAAATAGACgaaaaaaacgagaagagaaacgaaagCGTAAAGCTATAACTATATttcgaaagaaggaagaagataaAGTATCCATGAAAATTGCCAGAGAaggacaaaaattaataaaagcacAAAGACAGCTTGAAAGCATTCGTCTTTTAGATGAATTATTTGATAGAATAAAG ataaaagtggagaataatgaaattaatatagatgaaataataaacatagatacaaaaaaggaagagaaaaagaataataaagtaGATGgtacaattgaaatattaagttCAGAAGAAGATtcaaaagatggaaaaaaagataaaaaaattaaaaaattaaagaagaaaaaatctaaaaaagaaaagaagaaaaaa aagaaacgaaaaaagggaaaaaattctgaaaattctgTAAGTCAAAGTGAAGAATCAGGTGaggaacaaacaaaaaaattaaaaagtgttttaaaacaaaatattacatatccaTCATCATCAACAG CACCTGCACCTCTAGAACCCCTTTCTTATCCACCACTTTATCCACGTTTTCCACAACCATGGTATTACGATGCTACTTTACCTATGATTTATCCTAGTTTGCCAAGAGGTATGCCTAGGAGTGGTCGTTTCTTACGAGGAAGAGGTAGAGGATTTTCATGGCGTAATGCTGCAAATCATCGTACATTACATACGTTTAACCCTCATTTGTATAACGAGCAGTATTACAAGTACTTTGCTCATTTAGTAGGTCAGGATTATCGTGCTTTCGATTATAGAAGTTCACGGTCACGAAGTCGTAGTAGGTCGAGATCAAGATCAAGATCGAGATCTAGGTCAAAATCACGATCGAAATCTACGAGATCAAGATCTCGTTCGAAATCAAGGTCTAAATCACGAGACAAATCGAGATCGAAATCACGATCaagatcgaaattaaaaactagATCGAGATCTCGAAGTAGAAGACGAAGTAGAAGCAAAAGTAGATCACGTTCGAAAAAACGACGAGGAAGATCAAAGTCAAGATCGAAATCTGTAACAAGAATGAGATCTCGATCACGACGATCAAGATCAAAGAAAAGAACTCGTTCAAGAAGTCGTTCTAATTCTTGGAACAATAGCAAACATCGCTATAGACGTAGGCGCGAAAGATCAGTATCGAAAGTGAAGGTCACAAGAGCTAAATCTCGTAGTGGATCTCCTAAGAGAAGATCTCGTAGTAGTACATGGTCTATGCCTAAATCTCCCGGTAGAAGAAGTTGCTCCTGGTCAAAAAATGCGGATATCATTAGCAATAAAACGGATGCCGATAAATCGATATGTGCAATGGAGCAAAAAATTGCAAACAAAGAATTATCTCAAGCTTCTCATTTGGAGAATATAACTTCCGATTGA
- the LOC107995565 gene encoding A-kinase anchor protein 17A isoform X3 produces the protein MEKIRAFILPDEFASLKVAKSTLEFIRLEGDLQDRCRLQRVLARLDSQRLNLSGFPNVLKVRAAEAKDDFPTRHSWDSYFRDAKHMNELKPGERPDTIHITGLPVKWFTEDGATMPSESLINKIFRKWGILRRIDVPAADPYRSRMRLGTNINKFSYEDGIFFDAYIQYVEYMDFVRAMDALRGMKLLKKEGDKAFTAAIKITFDKTKHMSDSTVAHREFERKRLIAQDTLAAERLRRKEEAEEKRREELNLYIIFIRKKEEAEAIAKENRRKKREEKRKRKAITIFRKKEEDKVSMKIAREGQKLIKAQRQLESIRLLDELFDRIKIKVENNEINIDEIINIDTKKEEKKNNKVDGTIEILSSEEDSKDGKKDKKIKKLKKKKSKKEKKKKKKRKKGKNSENSVSQSEESGEEQTKKLKSVLKQNITYPSSSTAPAPLEPLSYPPLYPRFPQPWYYDATLPMIYPSLPRGMPRSGRFLRGRGRGFSWRNAANHRTLHTFNPHLYNEQYYKYFAHLVGQDYRAFDYRSSRSRSRSRSRSRSRSRSRSKSRSKSTRSRSRSKSRSKSRDKSRSKSRSRSKLKTRSRSRSRRRSRSKSRSRSKKRRGRSKSRSKSVTRMRSRSRRSRSKKRTRSRSRSNSWNNSKHRYRRRRERSVSKVKVTRAKSRSGSPKRRSRSSTWSMPKSPGRRSCSWSKNADIISNKTDADKSICAMEQKIANKELSQASHLENITSD, from the exons ATGGAGAAGATACGTGCCTTTATACTACCAGACGAGTTTGCATCTCTGAAGGTAGCCAAGAGTACATTGGAATTTATCAGATTGGAAGGAGACTTGCAAGACAGATGCAGACTGCAGCGTGTACTTGCAAGATTAGACTCTCAACGTTTAAATTTATCCGGATTTCCCAATGTGTTAAAAGTCCGTGCAGCAGAAGCAAAGGATGATTTTCCTACAAGGCATAGCTGGGATTCATATTTCAGAGATGCTAAACATATGAATGAATTAAAGCCTGGAGAAAGGCCAGATACTATACATATAACAGGTTTACCTGTTAAATGGTTCACTGAGGATGGAGCAACAATGCCTAGTGAATCCttgattaacaaaatatttagaaaatgggGAATACTCAGAAGAATAGATGTACCTGCTGCTGATCCCTATAGATCTAGAATGCGTCTGggcacaaatataaataaatttagttatGAAGATGGCATATTTTTTGATGCTTACATTCAATATGTTGAATATATGGATTTTGTTAGGGCTATGGATGCATTGCGTGGTATGAAACttcttaaaaaagaaggagataaAGCATTTACGGCCGCTATTAAG aTTACGTTTGATAAAACAAAACATATGAGCGATAGTACTGTAGCACATAgagaatttgaaagaaaacgcCTTATAGCACAAGATACATTAGCAGCAGAACGATTACGTAGGAAAGAAGAAGCTGAAGAAAAACGTCGTGAGGAACTAaa tttgtacattatttttattaggaagaaggaagaggcTGAAGCAATAGCTAAAGAAAATAGACgaaaaaaacgagaagagaaacgaaagCGTAAAGCTATAACTATATttcgaaagaaggaagaagataaAGTATCCATGAAAATTGCCAGAGAaggacaaaaattaataaaagcacAAAGACAGCTTGAAAGCATTCGTCTTTTAGATGAATTATTTGATAGAATAAAG ataaaagtggagaataatgaaattaatatagatgaaataataaacatagatacaaaaaaggaagagaaaaagaataataaagtaGATGgtacaattgaaatattaagttCAGAAGAAGATtcaaaagatggaaaaaaagataaaaaaattaaaaaattaaagaagaaaaaatctaaaaaagaaaagaagaaaaaa aagaaacgaaaaaagggaaaaaattctgaaaattctgTAAGTCAAAGTGAAGAATCAGGTGaggaacaaacaaaaaaattaaaaagtgttttaaaacaaaatattacatatccaTCATCATCAACAG CACCTGCACCTCTAGAACCCCTTTCTTATCCACCACTTTATCCACGTTTTCCACAACCATGGTATTACGATGCTACTTTACCTATGATTTATCCTAGTTTGCCAAGAGGTATGCCTAGGAGTGGTCGTTTCTTACGAGGAAGAGGTAGAGGATTTTCATGGCGTAATGCTGCAAATCATCGTACATTACATACGTTTAACCCTCATTTGTATAACGAGCAGTATTACAAGTACTTTGCTCATTTAGTAGGTCAGGATTATCGTGCTTTCGATTATAGAAGTTCACGGTCACGAAGTCGTAGTAGGTCGAGATCAAGATCAAGATCGAGATCTAGGTCAAAATCACGATCGAAATCTACGAGATCAAGATCTCGTTCGAAATCAAGGTCTAAATCACGAGACAAATCGAGATCGAAATCACGATCaagatcgaaattaaaaactagATCGAGATCTCGAAGTAGAAGACGAAGTAGAAGCAAAAGTAGATCACGTTCGAAAAAACGACGAGGAAGATCAAAGTCAAGATCGAAATCTGTAACAAGAATGAGATCTCGATCACGACGATCAAGATCAAAGAAAAGAACTCGTTCAAGAAGTCGTTCTAATTCTTGGAACAATAGCAAACATCGCTATAGACGTAGGCGCGAAAGATCAGTATCGAAAGTGAAGGTCACAAGAGCTAAATCTCGTAGTGGATCTCCTAAGAGAAGATCTCGTAGTAGTACATGGTCTATGCCTAAATCTCCCGGTAGAAGAAGTTGCTCCTGGTCAAAAAATGCGGATATCATTAGCAATAAAACGGATGCCGATAAATCGATATGTGCAATGGAGCAAAAAATTGCAAACAAAGAATTATCTCAAGCTTCTCATTTGGAGAATATAACTTCCGATTGA